A window from Gottschalkiaceae bacterium SANA encodes these proteins:
- a CDS encoding cupin domain-containing protein: MKAETINIAEKFARVTDYWAPKIIAQMNENQFKLAKFKGEFTWHDHKETDEVFFVVEGEMQIDFRDSSVLIKAGELFVVPKGVKHRPRAKEECKVMLIEPAGTVNTGDVVGDQTASHTDWI, translated from the coding sequence ATGAAGGCGGAAACCATTAATATTGCAGAAAAGTTTGCAAGGGTGACAGACTACTGGGCACCAAAAATTATTGCGCAAATGAATGAGAATCAATTTAAATTGGCTAAGTTCAAAGGGGAATTCACTTGGCATGATCACAAAGAAACAGATGAAGTGTTTTTTGTTGTGGAGGGTGAAATGCAGATCGATTTTCGGGATTCAAGCGTGCTTATAAAAGCGGGAGAACTATTTGTTGTTCCAAAAGGGGTCAAGCATAGACCGCGCGCCAAGGAAGAATGTAAGGTCATGCTCATTGAACCAGCAGGTACTGTGAATACGGGTGATGTGGTTGGAGACCAAACCGCTTCCCATACAGATTGGATTTAG